In Bifidobacterium sp. ESL0745, one DNA window encodes the following:
- a CDS encoding DUF948 domain-containing protein, with amino-acid sequence MSIGDIAGLIAAIAFAVLAGFLIYPLIRLGKLFDQLAQTVKDSGDHAIPALDEGVTTVRQVNKSLEDVNKISSAASTTAGNIGALTDLYGSFLGKPVIKLASSFYALKSTAQSFMHEKSAASNAAEKPKAAAYKAKSGKE; translated from the coding sequence ATGAGTATTGGGGACATCGCAGGGCTTATCGCCGCCATAGCATTCGCTGTGCTGGCGGGGTTCCTGATTTATCCGCTCATCAGGCTGGGCAAGCTCTTTGACCAGCTTGCGCAGACCGTCAAGGATTCTGGTGATCATGCCATCCCGGCGCTTGACGAAGGCGTGACCACCGTCCGCCAGGTCAACAAGTCGCTTGAGGATGTCAACAAGATTTCCTCGGCCGCTTCGACCACAGCCGGCAATATCGGCGCATTGACCGATCTTTACGGATCGTTCTTGGGCAAACCGGTCATCAAATTGGCGTCGTCCTTCTACGCGCTGAAATCAACCGCACAAAGTTTCATGCATGAGAAAAGTGCGGCTTCCAATGCTGCTGAAAAGCCCAAGGCTGCAGCCTACAAGGCGAAAAGCGGCAAGGAGTAA
- a CDS encoding histidine phosphatase family protein codes for MLLHLHLVRHGQTYFNRYNRLQGWSNSPLTQSGLADADKAAAKLEGFDFAAAYCSDTTRAEQTAARILDVNERAGHTRPQLVADMHFREQFYGYFEGQDMAMAWWAAGAPHGAKTYNQIVEQYGLKGTRDFLKEADPFHDAESDEEYWKRIEGGFALIASNTALKDGDDILQISHGNTLLSLMHRFAGPGYDLSERPANGSVTSLDFDTSKPIETAVTVVSYNQ; via the coding sequence ATGTTGTTGCATCTTCATCTGGTCCGCCACGGGCAGACCTATTTCAATCGCTATAACCGTCTGCAGGGCTGGTCGAATTCACCGCTGACCCAATCAGGGCTTGCCGACGCCGACAAAGCCGCCGCGAAGCTTGAAGGTTTCGATTTCGCCGCGGCCTATTGCTCCGACACCACCCGTGCCGAGCAGACCGCCGCACGCATTCTCGACGTCAATGAGCGGGCTGGCCACACCCGTCCGCAGCTTGTTGCCGATATGCATTTTCGCGAACAGTTCTACGGGTATTTCGAAGGGCAGGACATGGCCATGGCATGGTGGGCCGCAGGAGCCCCACATGGTGCCAAAACCTACAACCAGATCGTCGAACAATACGGCCTAAAGGGTACGAGGGATTTCCTGAAAGAAGCCGATCCGTTCCATGACGCCGAAAGTGATGAGGAATACTGGAAACGCATCGAGGGTGGATTCGCTTTGATCGCCTCGAACACGGCGCTCAAAGATGGTGATGACATCCTGCAGATATCGCACGGTAATACGCTTTTGAGCCTGATGCATCGCTTTGCCGGACCAGGTTATGACCTTTCCGAACGTCCGGCGAACGGCAGCGTCACCTCGCTCGATTTCGACACCAGCAAGCCAATCGAAACGGCGGTAACCGTCGTTTCCTACAATCAATGA